A genomic window from Lotus japonicus ecotype B-129 chromosome 1, LjGifu_v1.2 includes:
- the LOC130734035 gene encoding uncharacterized protein LOC130734035 codes for MAFQRSFRSQSVPTQTSSSLPEKTSEEPLPSKVAQSTVTCFYQANVAGFWRNVTVLWNKNLMNHTLNITVDSVSGDLHFNCKVDVKPWHFWSKKGYKTFEVEGNQVELYWDLRSAKFSGGPEPNSDYYVALVSDEEVVLLLGDYKKKAYKRTKSRPALVDAMLLVKKENVFAKKSFFTKARFDEKRKESEIVVESSTGGASDPEMWISIDGIVLIHVKNLQWKFRGNQTVMVNMQPVQVFWDVHDWLFSGSASGPGLFIFKPGPPEAESEKEGSAVDGCESDDGSFYSTLNVATFEFCLVLYAYKTE; via the coding sequence ATGGCTTTCCAGAGATCCTTCAGATCACAATCAGTGCCAACACAAACATCATCATCTCTACCAGAGAAAACTTCTGAGGAGCCTTTACCTAGCAAAGTTGCACAAAGCACTGTTACATGTTTCTACCAAGCCAATGTTGCAGGTTTTTGGAGAAATGTCACAGTTTTATGGAACAAAAACCTCATGAACCACACCTTGAACATAACGGTTGATAGCGTATCAGGAGACTTGCATTTCAACTGCAAGGTTGACGTTAAGCCATGGCACTTTTGGAGCAAAAAAGGGTACAAAACCTTTGAGGTTGAAGGGAACCAGGTGGAGCTCTATTGGGATCTTCGTTCCGCAAAATTCTCCGGTGGCCCTGAGCCAAACAGTGACTACTATGTAGCCTTGGTTTCTGATGAAGAGGTTGTGTTGTTGTTGGGGGATTACAAGAAGAAAGCTTACAAGAGAACCAAATCTAGACCAGCCCTTGTTGATGCCATGTTACTGGTCAAGAAAGAAAACGTGTTCGCCAAGAAAAGCTTCTTCACAAAGGCCAGGTTTGATGAGAAGAGGAAAGAGAGTGAGATTGTGGTGGAGAGCTCAACTGGTGGTGCTAGTGACCCTGAGATGTGGATAAGCATTGATGGGATTGTATTGATTCATGTCAAGAACTTGCAGTGGAAGTTCAGGGGGAATCAAACGGTGATGGTTAATATGCAACCTGTTCAAGTGTTTTGGGATGTGCATGACTGGTTGTTTAGTGGGTCTGCTTCTGGGCCTGGGCTTTTCATTTTCAAGCCCGGGCCCCCTGAGGCAGAGAGTGAAAAGGAAGGTAGTGCCGTTGATGGTTGTGAAAGTGATGATGGAAGTTTCTATTCAACTCTGAATGTTGCTACCTTTGAGTTCTGCCTTGTTCTCTATGCCTATAAAACTGAGTGa